In one Crocinitomicaceae bacterium genomic region, the following are encoded:
- the kdsB gene encoding 3-deoxy-manno-octulosonate cytidylyltransferase: MKAIGIIPARYQSSRFPGKPLVDLLGKTMIQRVYEQAKQSALLSEVVVATDDERIWNHVQDFGGHAVMTSIDHANGTSRCGEVIEKFPDYDVVINIQGDEPLVRPGQIDEVLGLFKRPDVEIGTVVKRLHNSADIENENRIKVVLDCAGFAMYFSRSPIPFVQGKNEAHWHEALPYYKHIGIYAWRTDTLKKLLQLEPAEIEKAESLEQLRWLFNGYKIATVETHIETPNIDTPDDVAKVIRALNGG, from the coding sequence GTGAAAGCCATTGGAATTATTCCTGCACGGTATCAATCATCGCGGTTTCCCGGCAAACCCCTGGTTGATTTATTAGGCAAAACCATGATTCAGCGGGTGTATGAGCAGGCAAAACAATCGGCATTATTGAGTGAGGTGGTTGTAGCAACAGATGATGAACGCATTTGGAATCACGTGCAAGATTTTGGAGGACACGCTGTAATGACATCTATTGATCATGCAAATGGAACATCGCGGTGCGGTGAAGTCATTGAAAAATTTCCTGATTATGATGTAGTAATCAACATACAAGGAGATGAGCCGCTGGTGAGACCTGGACAAATTGATGAAGTGCTTGGTTTGTTTAAGCGACCTGATGTAGAAATTGGAACTGTAGTAAAACGTCTGCACAATTCGGCGGATATTGAAAATGAAAATCGTATTAAAGTGGTCTTAGATTGCGCGGGATTTGCCATGTATTTCAGTCGTAGTCCGATTCCTTTTGTGCAAGGCAAAAACGAGGCGCATTGGCATGAAGCCTTACCATATTATAAACACATTGGCATTTACGCTTGGCGCACTGATACGCTAAAAAAACTGTTGCAATTGGAACCGGCCGAAATTGAAAAAGCTGAATCCTTAGAACAACTCCGTTGGCTTTTCAATGGATACAAAATTGCCACCGTAGAAACTCATATTGAAACGCCAAATATTGATACGCCTGATGATGTGGCTAAAGTGATTAGGGCGTTGAATGGGGGGTGA
- a CDS encoding sugar kinase, with amino-acid sequence MALLTVGSVAFDAIETPFGKTDKIIGGAGTYIALSASYFTADQKIVSVVGEDFPQETLNDLKSRGISIEGIQIKKGEKTFFWSGKYHNDMNSRDTLVTELNVLEKFDPIIPDSYQGVDFLMLGNLAPAVQRLVIERLKTRPRLIAMDTMNFWMDIAWDDLMQTIKLVDVLIINDEEARQMSKEYALVKAAKKIMSFGPKYLIIKKGEHGALLFGPDKVFFAPALPLEEVFDPTGAGDTFAGGFIGYLSRTGDTSFENMKRAVIAGSAMASYCVEKFGTERLTNLSEDEITARIQEFRSLVDYQAEKVIS; translated from the coding sequence ATGGCATTATTAACTGTGGGCAGCGTGGCGTTTGATGCAATCGAAACTCCATTTGGTAAAACAGATAAAATTATTGGCGGCGCCGGAACGTATATCGCTCTGTCGGCATCTTATTTCACGGCTGATCAAAAAATTGTTTCGGTTGTGGGTGAAGATTTTCCTCAAGAAACTTTAAATGATTTGAAATCACGCGGAATTTCCATTGAAGGTATCCAAATTAAAAAAGGAGAAAAAACTTTTTTCTGGTCTGGTAAATATCATAATGACATGAACTCACGTGATACCTTAGTTACAGAATTGAACGTGCTTGAAAAATTTGATCCTATCATACCTGATTCATATCAAGGAGTTGATTTTCTGATGTTGGGTAATCTTGCTCCTGCGGTTCAGCGTTTGGTTATTGAACGACTTAAAACCCGTCCCAGATTAATCGCCATGGACACCATGAATTTTTGGATGGATATCGCATGGGATGATTTGATGCAAACCATTAAACTGGTTGATGTACTTATCATTAATGACGAAGAAGCCCGTCAGATGTCAAAGGAATATGCCCTGGTGAAAGCTGCTAAAAAAATCATGTCTTTTGGCCCAAAATATTTGATCATTAAAAAAGGAGAACACGGTGCTTTATTGTTTGGTCCTGATAAAGTATTTTTTGCTCCTGCCTTACCGCTTGAAGAAGTGTTTGATCCAACCGGTGCCGGTGATACCTTTGCCGGCGGCTTTATTGGTTATCTTTCTCGCACCGGAGATACGTCATTTGAAAATATGAAACGTGCCGTGATTGCCGGTTCAGCTATGGCGTCTTATTGCGTTGAAAAATTTGGTACTGAGCGCTTAACCAATCTTTCTGAAGATGAAATTACAGCACGCATACAAGAATTCCGCAGCTTGGTAGATTATCAGGCTGAAAAAGTTATTTCATAA
- a CDS encoding glycosyltransferase family 2 protein: MQKLAVVIITKNEERNIGRAIISVKSIADEIIVVDSYSTDKTKDICAEHAVQFVQTEWKGYADTKNFANQLVHSNYIFSLDADEAPDEKLIEAILAEKKIGFSGIYIVNRLTNYCGKWIYHSGWYPDKKVRIFPKDKTKWTGAYVHEELEFSSPLTQKELAGHLNHFSYYSFKEHRERADKYSLLTAKKLAEKGKTASALKPMLSAIGRFISMYFLKAGFLDGRMGFKIALISAQSNVIKYKELRRLTKK; this comes from the coding sequence ATGCAAAAGCTTGCGGTTGTCATCATCACAAAAAATGAAGAGCGGAATATCGGCAGGGCTATCATATCTGTAAAATCAATTGCTGATGAAATTATTGTGGTAGATAGTTATTCAACTGACAAAACAAAAGACATTTGCGCAGAGCATGCCGTTCAATTTGTGCAGACAGAATGGAAAGGATATGCTGACACAAAAAATTTTGCCAATCAACTAGTTCATTCAAATTATATTTTTTCACTTGATGCAGATGAGGCGCCTGATGAAAAATTGATTGAAGCTATTCTTGCTGAAAAAAAAATTGGGTTTTCAGGCATTTATATAGTGAACCGCTTGACTAATTATTGCGGAAAATGGATTTATCATTCAGGTTGGTATCCTGATAAAAAGGTGCGTATTTTTCCAAAAGACAAAACCAAATGGACCGGCGCATACGTACATGAAGAATTAGAATTTTCAAGTCCTTTAACACAAAAAGAATTAGCAGGTCATTTAAATCATTTCTCTTATTATTCATTCAAAGAACATCGTGAGCGGGCAGATAAATACTCATTACTCACCGCGAAAAAACTTGCTGAAAAAGGAAAAACTGCGAGCGCACTAAAGCCCATGCTTAGCGCCATAGGCAGATTTATTTCTATGTATTTTTTAAAAGCCGGATTTCTTGACGGACGCATGGGATTTAAAATTGCTTTGATTTCAGCACAATCAAACGTGATAAAATATAAAGAACTGAGACGCCTCACCAAAAAATGA
- a CDS encoding T9SS type A sorting domain-containing protein: MKKMNYLTGAALMMCLSSVNSFSQCTDWENEYVLNKDSNPGSQNDFDFLGQGDQVAQTYLYSGEGVINAITVRGYVPGMFSYAEMRMRIYNVDANNRPTSAISSYYYFNYYDNPSNMQTVYIPQTSVSGNFAISIQVVGYNPLRTFACLTNETGDGSGEDLSSYRNGYSTGSWLSTLSGPHGDVDYYIEPLMTHTNDAEFEVDGGNCQAAGNVTFNNNSTISEDVMFNQASAVYTWNFGDASSSNLENPTHTYAPGAYTVTLTTTYENYDGTTCTDSYSQDISVGMTVAANVTNATCFGYEDGEVSGTVSNGNSPYIFWTSEGDNLTGYAAGTYTLYAEDDLGCTASVNFTVTENPEIVFGTPQVTSATCGNADGALLVSAAGGTGALEYSLDGGAYQSTGYFNGLTGGVHTVTVMDASSANCTAEMSFVIPEAAAPHITLYSVTNELCNGDASGEIVVVGTGGTGALEFSIDGGTTYQSSGTFTGLSAGTYTVLVQDDISCVNGISEIEVTQPDAIDFDLSAEDVLCFGGANGSIEVSNQIGGVGTFVYSLDATTYQSGSSFSGLAAGTYVVTVKDVNGCMESGNIVVEQPTALLVSNSHNNPVCNGYADGDITVTATGGSPDYTYDLIGDGNPAQSFNTFNGIQAGSYNIVVTDAHGCLANTSLTVTQPDPIAANIVPGSSTCLGSDGSIGVVSATGGTGSGYEFSFDGGSTWIGVPNNIPGLSAGLYDILVQDDANCVLGYMINVTNIGAPPVLTVNNHTDVNCHGGNDGSITVGTGVATDEYSIGFGFQSSGTFTGLTAGTYTVVVQSSAGCELQAGTITIIEPADFVIITTPVDALCNGSNDGEVDILASGGAGTISYSLDGTTFQSSSTIDGLGAGEYELVIQDALGCLGYSSFVIGEPTELELFTAHLDVTCNGASNGVIYAIADGGTPAYEYSLNAGPYSNSGVFSGLSGGTYTVYAQDDHNCTTTGVVQIHEPSAIVLNASVSDVSCAGGDNGVVDLSVTGGVAPYMFTWVLDDAIITTEDIFNLTEGTYNVTVTDANGCVENGSYSVDAPSNPLVVNGAVTNATGSTATDGEIDVTVTGGTAPYTYSWSNGSTSGDLTGLAPGVYTVEITDAAGCSVSNTFTVTFELEVGEGQDGYSISIYPNPASAYLNIQVTDASVEKITLIDLQGKVVYSDSTGDAQVQIGLDEFSTGIYFVNIHTDKGVTVEKVVITK; the protein is encoded by the coding sequence ATGAAAAAAATGAACTATTTAACGGGTGCGGCGCTTATGATGTGCTTGTCATCCGTCAACTCATTTTCACAGTGCACTGACTGGGAGAATGAGTATGTCCTGAATAAGGACAGTAACCCCGGTTCTCAGAATGATTTTGATTTTCTGGGCCAAGGTGATCAGGTTGCGCAAACCTACCTCTATTCCGGAGAAGGGGTGATAAATGCCATCACAGTACGAGGATATGTTCCGGGTATGTTCTCCTATGCAGAGATGCGTATGAGAATATACAATGTTGACGCTAATAACAGACCAACATCGGCAATATCGTCTTATTATTATTTCAATTATTATGACAATCCGTCAAATATGCAAACCGTTTACATTCCGCAAACAAGCGTGAGTGGAAATTTTGCTATTTCAATTCAGGTTGTTGGGTATAATCCACTGCGCACATTTGCCTGTCTTACAAATGAAACAGGAGATGGTTCAGGTGAAGATCTGTCTTCATACAGAAATGGCTATAGCACCGGATCATGGTTGAGTACCTTGTCGGGTCCTCATGGTGATGTTGATTATTATATTGAGCCATTGATGACGCATACAAACGATGCCGAATTTGAAGTGGACGGTGGCAACTGTCAAGCCGCAGGCAATGTTACTTTCAATAATAATTCAACTATTTCAGAAGATGTAATGTTTAACCAGGCATCGGCTGTTTATACTTGGAATTTTGGTGATGCAAGTTCATCAAATCTTGAAAATCCTACACATACTTATGCGCCGGGAGCATATACTGTTACGCTTACTACTACGTATGAAAATTATGACGGTACAACTTGTACTGATTCATATTCACAAGATATCAGTGTTGGTATGACAGTAGCTGCTAACGTTACCAATGCAACATGCTTTGGATATGAAGATGGTGAAGTAAGTGGAACAGTTTCTAACGGAAACTCACCTTACATTTTCTGGACTTCTGAAGGAGATAATCTGACTGGTTACGCTGCCGGAACTTATACACTTTATGCAGAAGATGATTTAGGTTGTACAGCTTCTGTAAATTTTACAGTTACTGAAAATCCTGAAATTGTTTTTGGTACACCACAAGTAACTTCTGCAACATGCGGAAATGCTGATGGTGCTCTTTTAGTTTCTGCGGCTGGTGGAACAGGTGCGCTTGAATACAGTCTGGATGGTGGTGCTTACCAATCAACCGGATATTTTAACGGACTAACAGGTGGTGTTCACACGGTTACTGTTATGGATGCAAGTTCTGCGAATTGTACTGCAGAAATGAGTTTTGTAATTCCTGAAGCAGCAGCTCCACATATCACTCTTTATTCTGTAACCAACGAATTGTGTAATGGTGATGCAAGTGGTGAAATTGTTGTAGTTGGAACCGGCGGTACCGGAGCTCTTGAGTTCAGTATTGATGGAGGTACTACCTATCAATCATCGGGTACTTTCACCGGTCTTTCTGCAGGTACTTATACGGTGCTTGTTCAAGATGATATCTCTTGTGTAAATGGTATTTCAGAAATTGAAGTTACACAGCCTGATGCAATTGATTTTGATCTAAGTGCAGAAGATGTGTTGTGTTTTGGTGGTGCAAATGGTTCAATTGAAGTTTCAAATCAAATTGGTGGTGTTGGTACCTTCGTGTATAGCTTAGATGCTACAACATATCAATCAGGTTCTAGCTTCAGCGGATTAGCTGCAGGTACTTACGTTGTTACTGTAAAAGATGTAAACGGATGTATGGAATCAGGGAATATTGTTGTTGAACAACCTACTGCGCTTTTAGTTAGTAACTCACACAACAATCCGGTTTGTAATGGATATGCAGATGGAGATATCACTGTAACTGCGACAGGTGGTTCACCTGATTATACGTATGACTTGATTGGTGATGGTAACCCTGCACAGTCATTCAATACATTTAACGGAATCCAAGCAGGGTCATACAATATTGTTGTGACAGATGCTCATGGATGTCTTGCAAATACATCACTGACTGTAACGCAGCCTGATCCTATCGCTGCGAATATCGTACCGGGCTCTTCAACTTGTCTTGGATCTGATGGAAGCATTGGCGTTGTTAGTGCTACCGGCGGAACAGGTTCAGGGTATGAATTCAGTTTTGATGGTGGTTCAACTTGGATTGGTGTGCCAAACAACATTCCTGGTTTGAGCGCAGGTCTTTATGATATTCTTGTACAAGACGATGCAAATTGTGTGCTTGGGTATATGATTAATGTTACAAATATTGGTGCGCCTCCTGTATTAACAGTGAACAACCACACTGATGTAAATTGCCACGGTGGTAATGATGGTTCAATTACAGTTGGTACCGGTGTTGCTACTGATGAATATAGCATTGGATTTGGATTCCAATCGTCAGGTACTTTCACAGGTTTGACTGCGGGTACTTATACAGTAGTTGTACAAAGCAGTGCCGGATGTGAACTTCAGGCTGGCACAATTACAATTATTGAACCTGCTGACTTTGTGATTATCACTACACCTGTTGATGCGTTGTGTAATGGTTCTAACGATGGTGAAGTTGACATTCTTGCAAGTGGTGGTGCCGGAACAATTTCATATAGTCTTGATGGTACAACTTTTCAATCAAGTTCAACAATTGATGGATTGGGTGCAGGTGAATATGAACTTGTAATTCAAGACGCACTTGGTTGTTTAGGATACTCATCATTTGTGATTGGCGAACCAACCGAACTTGAATTATTCACTGCACATTTGGATGTAACTTGTAATGGTGCTTCAAACGGGGTTATTTATGCTATTGCTGATGGTGGAACACCTGCTTACGAGTATAGCTTGAATGCGGGGCCTTATTCAAATAGCGGAGTGTTCTCAGGATTGTCTGGTGGAACATACACTGTCTACGCTCAAGACGATCATAACTGTACAACAACAGGTGTGGTACAAATTCATGAGCCAAGTGCAATAGTTCTGAACGCTTCGGTTTCTGACGTTAGTTGTGCAGGGGGTGATAATGGAGTTGTTGATCTTTCAGTTACAGGTGGTGTTGCCCCATACATGTTTACTTGGGTATTGGATGATGCTATCATCACAACTGAAGACATCTTTAATTTAACTGAAGGCACATACAATGTAACAGTAACTGATGCTAACGGATGCGTTGAAAATGGATCTTATTCTGTTGATGCACCTTCAAATCCACTTGTGGTTAATGGTGCTGTTACTAATGCAACAGGATCTACTGCAACTGACGGTGAAATTGACGTAACGGTAACCGGTGGTACTGCACCTTATACTTACAGCTGGTCTAACGGATCTACCTCAGGTGATCTTACCGGACTTGCTCCAGGTGTTTACACAGTGGAAATTACTGATGCTGCAGGATGCTCTGTGTCTAATACATTCACTGTAACATTTGAACTAGAAGTTGGAGAAGGGCAAGATGGATATAGCATATCAATTTATCCAAACCCTGCTAGTGCTTATTTGAATATTCAGGTTACTGATGCATCAGTTGAAAAAATCACCTTGATTGATTTACAAGGCAAAGTGGTTTACTCTGACAGCACCGGTGATGCTCAAGTTCAAATTGGTTTAGATGAATTCTCAACCGGAATTTACTTTGTCAATATTCACACCGACAAAGGAGTAACAGTAGAGAAAGTTGTTATTACCAAATAA
- a CDS encoding DUF349 domain-containing protein codes for MKQEIIQKLIALNNQPSVLESQNEFNDLVNEFYAIQNEEERQFEIEKLDRLAAGEKPENIERPVYPLLDEFKAVTNVFKERKKVELTQIKDQENANYKQKKVYIAALTDLIQNEENIGKAISRFKEIQDAWKEVGAVPREKRQEVQKEFSQLIDTFRYNIGIYKEIKDHDLHRNLALKKELIEKLKALTNLDKIKDIENQLHALQDEWNSLGGTHQDEWEKIKEEYWNTVNAVYDKIHKFYDDRKAEQAKNLDLKKEFVTKAKAINERELTDHKHWQKASDQLLELQEEWKKIGYGPRDENENIYHEFRAICNDFFARKKSFYGERNDQFSTIKNQKEELIKQAEELKNSTEWKEKTNKILNLQKKWKELGSAGPKFENSLWKKFREPIDFFFSSKDNHFKAQDDANKENLDKKKAVIEKIKAYEPAGEAQKMIADLKALSEEFAKIGNVPFEDKDAIYKDYKTALDDKYASLNIDREEKEKVMFQAKIDSILTSNNKERLLDQETSQIRQKIDHLNKEILKYETNLAFFSNADEKNPMFKSVNDNIRRNKEEIESLKTRLKLLRQAAK; via the coding sequence ATGAAACAAGAAATCATCCAGAAATTAATTGCGCTGAATAACCAGCCATCTGTACTTGAATCACAGAATGAATTCAATGATTTGGTCAATGAATTTTATGCAATCCAGAATGAAGAAGAAAGACAGTTTGAAATTGAAAAACTGGACCGTCTGGCTGCCGGTGAAAAACCTGAAAACATTGAACGTCCTGTCTATCCTTTGCTTGATGAATTCAAAGCGGTGACCAATGTTTTTAAAGAAAGAAAAAAGGTAGAACTTACACAAATCAAAGATCAAGAAAACGCGAATTACAAACAGAAAAAAGTATACATCGCGGCGCTTACTGATTTGATTCAAAATGAAGAAAATATTGGTAAAGCCATTTCACGCTTCAAAGAAATTCAGGATGCCTGGAAAGAAGTAGGCGCTGTGCCGCGTGAAAAAAGACAAGAAGTTCAAAAAGAATTTTCACAACTCATTGATACGTTTAGATACAATATTGGTATTTATAAAGAAATTAAAGATCATGATTTACACCGCAATCTGGCTTTGAAAAAAGAACTGATTGAAAAACTGAAAGCGCTAACCAATCTTGATAAAATAAAAGATATAGAAAATCAATTGCACGCATTGCAAGACGAATGGAATTCTTTGGGTGGCACACATCAGGATGAGTGGGAAAAAATTAAAGAAGAATACTGGAACACTGTCAATGCAGTTTATGATAAAATTCACAAATTCTATGATGATCGCAAAGCAGAACAAGCAAAAAATCTTGATCTGAAAAAAGAATTTGTCACTAAGGCAAAAGCAATCAATGAGCGTGAATTAACAGATCATAAACACTGGCAAAAAGCGAGTGATCAACTGCTTGAATTGCAAGAAGAGTGGAAAAAAATAGGTTACGGACCACGTGATGAAAACGAAAATATTTATCATGAGTTCAGAGCTATTTGCAATGACTTTTTTGCACGTAAAAAATCATTTTATGGTGAGCGCAACGATCAGTTCAGTACTATTAAAAATCAAAAAGAAGAGTTGATTAAACAGGCTGAAGAATTGAAAAATTCAACTGAATGGAAAGAGAAAACCAATAAGATTCTTAACCTACAGAAAAAATGGAAAGAATTGGGATCAGCCGGACCAAAATTTGAAAATTCTCTTTGGAAAAAATTCCGTGAACCCATTGACTTTTTCTTTTCATCAAAAGACAATCATTTCAAGGCACAAGATGATGCCAACAAAGAAAATTTAGATAAAAAGAAAGCGGTCATTGAAAAAATTAAAGCCTACGAACCCGCCGGCGAAGCGCAAAAAATGATTGCTGATTTGAAAGCTCTTTCTGAAGAATTTGCTAAAATCGGCAACGTGCCTTTTGAAGATAAAGACGCCATTTATAAAGATTACAAAACGGCGCTGGACGACAAATACGCGAGCTTAAATATTGATCGTGAAGAAAAAGAAAAAGTCATGTTTCAGGCAAAGATTGATTCTATCCTAACCAGCAATAATAAGGAGAGATTGCTTGACCAAGAGACATCTCAAATCAGACAAAAAATTGATCACCTCAACAAAGAAATACTCAAGTATGAAACCAATCTTGCATTTTTCTCTAATGCAGATGAAAAAAATCCAATGTTTAAAAGCGTGAACGATAATATCAGAAGGAATAAAGAAGAAATTGAATCACTAAAAACAAGATTGAAACTTTTACGTCAGGCAGCTAAATGA
- a CDS encoding rRNA pseudouridine synthase, with amino-acid sequence MSNQKKSGQSAKKFGGTRDGFSAGRNKSRNSEEKSSGKKPGMDREFKGAPGKKKSFSDTDPDKKRSSSFKKSDKDTGKKYASKDGEKKSGYDRDYKRSSDSKKSYSDKDTDKKRASSFKKGEPDASKKYSSFDSEKKSDTNRDYKRSSDSKKSYSDKDTDKKRNSSFKKGEPDASKKYSSFDSEKKSDTNREHKRSSDSKKSYSDTDGEKKREYNAKKFVKGSGKKYAPFDREKKPKGDPLPSFSEDIRLNKFLANAGICSRREADVLIATGIVKVNGVIVTELGYKVKPGDEVKYDGATVRAEKKRYVLLNKPKDFITTMDDPMDRKTVMVLVAKACKERIYPVGRLDRNTTGLLLFTNDGDLAKKLTHPRYEVKKLYHVETDEPVSFEQVEKLLSGVELEDGGFVKADKVEILKESKGHELGVEIHSGKYRVVRRMFESLGHVVKRLDRVMFAGLTKKDLPRGNYRHLTDVEVNYLRML; translated from the coding sequence ATGAGTAATCAAAAAAAATCTGGCCAATCGGCTAAAAAATTTGGTGGAACCCGAGATGGGTTTTCGGCCGGAAGAAACAAATCAAGAAATTCAGAAGAAAAATCATCCGGAAAAAAGCCCGGAATGGATAGAGAATTCAAAGGAGCACCCGGTAAGAAAAAATCTTTTTCTGATACTGACCCTGATAAAAAACGATCGTCGTCATTCAAAAAAAGTGATAAGGATACCGGTAAAAAATACGCATCCAAAGATGGAGAAAAGAAATCAGGTTATGACCGAGATTACAAGCGATCATCTGACTCCAAGAAATCTTATTCTGATAAAGACACGGATAAAAAACGCGCTTCGTCATTTAAGAAAGGTGAGCCTGATGCGAGTAAAAAATATTCATCCTTTGACAGCGAAAAAAAGTCTGATACAAACAGAGATTACAAGCGATCATCTGACTCCAAGAAATCTTATTCTGATAAAGACACGGATAAAAAACGCAATTCGTCATTTAAGAAAGGTGAGCCTGATGCGAGTAAAAAATATTCATCCTTTGACAGCGAAAAAAAGTCTGATACAAACAGGGAACACAAACGATCATCTGACTCCAAGAAATCTTATTCTGATACTGACGGAGAAAAGAAAAGAGAATACAATGCTAAGAAATTTGTAAAGGGATCAGGTAAAAAATATGCGCCCTTTGATCGTGAAAAAAAACCAAAGGGAGATCCATTACCAAGTTTTTCTGAAGACATCAGATTGAATAAATTTTTGGCGAATGCAGGAATTTGTTCACGTCGTGAAGCAGATGTACTCATTGCTACCGGCATTGTAAAGGTGAATGGTGTCATTGTAACTGAACTAGGTTATAAAGTGAAGCCGGGCGATGAAGTGAAATATGACGGAGCAACCGTACGCGCAGAAAAAAAGCGGTACGTCTTACTTAATAAACCAAAAGATTTTATCACCACAATGGATGATCCAATGGATAGAAAAACGGTGATGGTACTTGTTGCAAAAGCATGTAAAGAACGTATATATCCGGTGGGCAGATTAGACAGAAATACCACAGGATTATTGTTGTTTACCAATGATGGCGACCTCGCGAAAAAACTGACCCATCCACGGTATGAAGTAAAAAAATTGTATCACGTGGAAACAGATGAACCGGTGTCTTTTGAGCAGGTTGAAAAATTACTGAGTGGTGTTGAATTGGAAGATGGGGGATTTGTAAAAGCAGATAAAGTAGAAATCCTGAAAGAGAGCAAAGGACATGAACTGGGAGTTGAAATTCACTCAGGAAAATATCGTGTTGTAAGACGCATGTTTGAATCATTAGGTCATGTTGTAAAACGCCTTGATCGTGTCATGTTCGCCGGTCTTACTAAAAAGGATTTACCTCGTGGTAATTATCGTCATTTGACAGATGTTGAGGTGAATTATTTGCGGATGTTGTAA
- a CDS encoding glycosyltransferase family 9 protein, giving the protein MISNPKHIVISRTDSIGDVCLTLPLAGILKNKFPECKISFLGNTYTKPVIETCTFVDEIWEWATLQQMSIQEQIAFLSSKNIDTLIHVFPRKEIAQLAKKAGIKNRIGTSHRFFHLFTCNHRPSFTRKNSDLHESQLNVKLLSPFGIDEIPTLTSLQISAGFSRIKSSANSFIQQLKPGKCNIILHPKSQGSAREWAIENFIELAQTLDGAKYEVFFTGTEKEGQLFRNKIPVHDNVHDLTGKMNLDELIGFISKSDALIAASTGPLHLAGLANIKTIGLFSTQRPTHAVRWQPLGNKVVILEEKIFSDSNQPLNIPLRDVAKALENGTA; this is encoded by the coding sequence ATGATCAGCAATCCCAAACATATTGTCATCAGCAGAACAGACAGCATTGGAGATGTTTGTCTAACCTTGCCCTTAGCCGGAATATTGAAAAATAAATTCCCTGAGTGCAAAATATCTTTTTTGGGAAATACCTACACAAAACCTGTCATAGAAACTTGCACTTTTGTTGATGAAATTTGGGAATGGGCCACTCTTCAGCAAATGAGCATACAAGAGCAAATAGCTTTTTTATCATCCAAAAATATTGACACCCTCATTCATGTTTTTCCAAGAAAAGAAATTGCACAACTGGCTAAAAAAGCAGGCATAAAAAATCGCATTGGAACATCACACCGTTTTTTTCATTTGTTTACTTGTAATCACCGGCCATCATTTACGCGTAAAAATTCTGATCTGCACGAATCACAACTCAATGTAAAACTCTTGTCGCCATTTGGTATTGATGAAATTCCAACATTAACATCATTACAAATTTCAGCAGGATTCTCCCGCATAAAATCATCAGCTAATTCATTTATTCAACAACTGAAACCGGGAAAGTGTAATATAATTCTGCACCCCAAATCACAAGGCAGCGCGCGTGAATGGGCAATTGAAAATTTCATAGAATTAGCTCAAACACTGGATGGCGCCAAATATGAAGTGTTTTTTACCGGCACTGAAAAAGAAGGTCAATTATTCCGCAATAAAATTCCGGTGCATGATAACGTGCATGATTTAACCGGTAAAATGAATTTGGATGAACTGATTGGATTTATTTCAAAATCAGATGCCCTAATTGCCGCAAGTACCGGGCCACTCCATTTGGCCGGACTTGCCAATATTAAAACCATTGGTTTGTTTTCTACCCAACGTCCAACGCATGCTGTACGCTGGCAACCCCTTGGAAATAAAGTAGTCATACTGGAAGAAAAAATATTTTCAGATTCTAACCAACCCTTGAACATTCCTTTGCGTGATGTAGCGAAAGCCCTTGAAAACGGGACTGCATAA